From a region of the Zingiber officinale cultivar Zhangliang chromosome 4B, Zo_v1.1, whole genome shotgun sequence genome:
- the LOC121976574 gene encoding general transcription factor IIF subunit 2-like encodes MEDDGGIPLDTARSERPVWLLKCPPAASRALQSVASGSGSSTSPNPVVAKIVHTIDLLNLDDPSSEQFTLEMLPNDSGNAPRSYKLNASKDFVPMSTFSESNQGKLSVEGKVKYKFDIEPQNFRDYSKICRERTNKSMIKTRKVQVIDNDHGGLMRPMPGMVGLISSSSKDKKKVTPSKASDAKRTRRDKGEMLNILFKLFERQPNWALKQLVQETDQPEQFLKEILNEICVYNKRGPNQGTHELKAEYKNFGGTNNE; translated from the exons ATGGAGGATGATGGTGGGATCCCGCTGGATACGGCGCGATCAGAGCGACCGGTGTGGCTGTTGAAGTGTCCGCCGGCGGCGTCGAGGGCCTTGCAGTCGGTCGCCTCCGGCTCTGGCTCCTCCACCTCCCCCAACCCCGTCGTCGCCAAGATCGTCCACACCATCGATCTCCTCAACCTCGACGATCCCTCATCCGAACAG TTTACCTTGGAAATGCTTCCAAATGATTCTGGGAATGCGCCGAGGAGTTATAAACTGAATGCGTCCAAAGATTTTGTTCCGATGTCTACTTTTTCTGAGTCTAATCAAG GAAAGCTCTCGGTGGAAGGGAAGGTAAAGTATAAATTTGACATCGAGCCTCAAAATTTCAGGGATTATAGTAAAATATGTCGCGAAAGAACGAACAAGTCTATGATTAAAACCAGAAAAGTCCAG GTCATCGATAATGATCATGGAGGGCTTATGAGGCCTATGCCTGGCATGGTTGGCTTAATTTCATCTAGTTCAAag GACAAGAAAAAAGTAACACCATCTAAAGCATCGGATGCAAAGAGGACACGCAGGGACAAAGGCGAAATGTTGAACATTCTCTTTAAACTGTTTGAAAGGCAACCAAATTGGGCGCTGAAGCAACTGGTCCAAGAGACTGACCAACCTGAG CAATTCCTGAAAGAGATATTGAACGAGATTTGTGTGTACAACAAGAGAGGACCGAATCAAGGAACCCACGAGCTCAAAGCGGAATACAAGAATTTTGGGGGAACCAACAATGAATGA